In Phocoena sinus isolate mPhoSin1 chromosome 10, mPhoSin1.pri, whole genome shotgun sequence, a single genomic region encodes these proteins:
- the IFNG gene encoding interferon gamma yields MKYTSYFLAFQLCVILGSSGFYCQAPFFKEIQNLKEYFNASNPDVAGGGPLFLQILENWKDESDKKIIQSQIVSFYFKLFENLKGNQIIQRSMDIIKQDMFQKFLNGSSEKLDDFKKLIQIPVDDLQIQRKAISELIKVMKDLSPRSNLRKRRRSQNLFRGQRASK; encoded by the exons ATGAAATATACCAGTTATTTCTTAGCTTTTCAGCTATGCGTGATTTTGGGTTCTTCTGGCTTTTACTGCCAGGccccattttttaaagaaatacaaaacctAAAGGAATATTTT aatGCAAGTAACCCAGATGTAGCTGGTGGTGGGCCTCTTTTCTTACAAATTCTGGAGAATTGGAAAGAT GAGAGTgacaaaaaaataattcagagccAAATCGTCTCCTTCTACTTCAAACTCTTTGAAAACTTAAAAGGTAACCAGATCATTCAAAGGAGCATGGATATCATCAAGCAGGACATGTTTCAGAAGTTCTTAAATGGCAGCTCTGAGAAACTGGATGACTTCAAAAAGCTGATTCAAATTCCG GTAGATGATCTGCAGATCCAGCGCAAAGCCATAAGTGAACTCATCAAAGTGATGAAGGACCTGTCGCCAAGATCTAACCTCAGAAAGCGGAGGAGAAGTCAGAATCTGTTTCGAGGCCAGAGAGCGTCGAAATAA